A stretch of Candidatus Nitrosotenuis cloacae DNA encodes these proteins:
- a CDS encoding UbiD family decarboxylase — MTDIRAFINQTKKLGQLSVVKKKVSTKYEIAAVTAKADGANAVLFENIKESKLRLVANLVGTRARFASAVGAKESTIHQKVISAIEHTKKPKITINAKFFENKSRDLSVLPIVTHFEKESGPFITSSIIYAQNPEKKTQNSSFHRMMPIDKTHFSIRMVEGRHLHRSFMDAKHHGEDLKVAITVGVHPAVSIAGAYQAEWGEDELEIANSLLGGKLILTKLPYSGRAVPSGTEIVMEGRILADKTHKEWMVEMLRTYDYAREQPVFELESLYFRNNAIFHDILSGYGEHRLLMGMPIEAKLNRDVKKEFPQTRQVVMSNGGCNWLHAVVQIAKKKDADGQKAIEKTFAAHRSLKMVTVVDEDIDPSDAVAVEYAMATRFQADKNLTVIEKVRGSSLDPSSDQKNLLTTKLGIDATRPLHKRPEGFEIAKIPGLEKTSLKNYLK; from the coding sequence TCTCGGTAGTAAAAAAGAAGGTTTCAACAAAATACGAGATTGCGGCAGTGACGGCAAAGGCCGATGGCGCAAACGCGGTCCTGTTTGAGAATATCAAGGAAAGCAAGCTCCGACTGGTCGCAAATCTAGTTGGTACCAGGGCAAGATTTGCATCAGCAGTAGGAGCAAAAGAGTCCACGATCCATCAAAAAGTGATATCTGCAATAGAGCACACTAAAAAGCCAAAAATTACGATCAATGCCAAGTTCTTTGAGAACAAGTCAAGGGATCTGTCGGTGTTGCCAATTGTGACTCACTTTGAAAAAGAGTCAGGCCCGTTCATCACGTCGTCGATTATCTACGCGCAAAACCCTGAGAAAAAGACGCAAAACTCCTCCTTTCACAGAATGATGCCAATAGACAAGACCCATTTTTCAATCAGGATGGTGGAAGGCAGGCACCTTCACCGCTCATTTATGGACGCAAAACATCATGGCGAGGACCTCAAAGTGGCAATAACGGTGGGGGTCCATCCGGCAGTGTCCATTGCAGGAGCATATCAGGCAGAGTGGGGTGAGGACGAGCTAGAGATTGCAAACTCTCTGCTTGGGGGCAAGCTCATACTGACAAAACTTCCATACTCTGGGAGAGCCGTTCCTTCCGGCACCGAGATTGTCATGGAAGGCCGAATCCTTGCAGACAAAACGCACAAGGAATGGATGGTCGAGATGCTGCGCACCTATGACTATGCAAGAGAGCAGCCAGTCTTTGAATTAGAGTCACTCTACTTTAGGAACAACGCGATATTTCACGACATACTCTCAGGCTATGGGGAGCATAGGCTGCTCATGGGAATGCCAATTGAGGCAAAGCTGAACCGCGACGTCAAAAAAGAGTTCCCGCAGACAAGGCAGGTCGTGATGTCAAACGGGGGATGCAACTGGCTTCATGCAGTGGTGCAGATAGCAAAGAAAAAAGACGCCGACGGACAAAAGGCAATCGAAAAAACATTTGCCGCGCACCGCTCCCTTAAGATGGTCACGGTAGTGGATGAGGACATCGACCCCTCCGATGCGGTGGCAGTAGAGTACGCAATGGCGACAAGATTCCAGGCAGACAAGAACCTCACCGTTATCGAAAAAGTCCGCGGCTCAAGCTTAGACCCGTCAAGTGATCAAAAAAATCTGCTCACCACAAAACTTGGAATCGATGCGACAAGGCCGCTCCATAAAAGGCCAGAAGGGTTTGAGATTGCAAAAATCCCCGGACTGGAAAAAACCTCGCTCAAAAACTATCTAAAATAA
- a CDS encoding APC family permease, producing MAELRRHLGLFQTTMYGIGLILGAGIYALIGDAAGQAGSSVWISFVLAAVAAVFTGLSYAELSSIYPKAAAEYSFVKRAFGNNFVAFIVGWLTLFVAIISASAIAIGFGGYFSDMFGVPILLSAILLIAVLSFVNFFGIRESSSMNVIFTMIEAAGLALIVWIGFALFGDATVDYFEMPHGFSGVFSAFTIVFFAYIGFENIANIAEEVRNPKKVLPRAIILAISITAIVYVLVSVSATRVLSWQELDASIAPLADVAERALGPQAHMILSFIALFATTNTVLIMLISGSRIMYGIATEKALPPIFGRVHLKRKTPWVATITVGALAVVFAFAGNIATIVNISVFAIIMVFVMVNFTLIWMRLKYPDAERAFKVPLSVRGFPILPALGIITPIIGIAHLDWYVISMGLGVVAAGMVFYFAYSKVLQRKL from the coding sequence ATGGCAGAGCTGCGCAGGCATCTTGGGCTTTTTCAGACGACAATGTATGGAATAGGACTGATACTTGGAGCAGGCATCTATGCGCTAATCGGAGACGCCGCAGGCCAGGCAGGCAGCTCGGTGTGGATCTCGTTTGTACTTGCAGCAGTTGCGGCAGTCTTTACGGGGCTGAGCTATGCGGAGCTTTCGTCAATTTATCCAAAGGCGGCTGCAGAATATTCCTTTGTGAAAAGAGCGTTTGGGAACAACTTTGTGGCATTCATAGTCGGATGGTTGACGCTGTTTGTTGCAATAATATCTGCGTCTGCAATCGCAATCGGGTTTGGCGGGTATTTTTCAGACATGTTCGGAGTACCGATTCTGCTTTCTGCAATTTTACTGATTGCGGTTTTGTCGTTTGTGAATTTCTTTGGCATAAGGGAGTCTTCTTCCATGAATGTGATCTTTACTATGATCGAGGCGGCAGGGCTTGCACTGATAGTCTGGATTGGATTTGCCCTGTTCGGGGACGCCACTGTTGACTATTTTGAGATGCCTCACGGGTTTTCCGGCGTGTTTTCTGCGTTTACCATCGTGTTTTTTGCGTACATTGGCTTTGAAAATATTGCAAACATTGCAGAAGAGGTACGCAATCCAAAAAAGGTGCTTCCCCGCGCGATAATTCTTGCAATATCCATTACGGCAATAGTCTATGTGTTAGTGTCAGTTTCCGCAACAAGGGTGCTGAGCTGGCAGGAGCTTGACGCCTCGATTGCCCCGCTTGCAGATGTTGCGGAAAGGGCGCTTGGTCCACAGGCACACATGATACTCTCGTTCATAGCCCTGTTTGCCACAACAAACACGGTGCTCATCATGCTGATCTCCGGATCGAGGATCATGTACGGCATAGCAACAGAGAAGGCACTTCCGCCAATATTTGGCCGTGTTCACCTGAAAAGAAAGACTCCTTGGGTTGCGACGATCACAGTCGGGGCTCTGGCCGTGGTGTTTGCGTTTGCTGGAAACATTGCTACCATCGTAAACATTTCCGTTTTTGCGATAATCATGGTGTTTGTGATGGTGAACTTTACTCTGATCTGGATGAGGCTAAAGTATCCGGATGCGGAAAGGGCGTTCAAGGTGCCTTTGTCTGTGAGGGGATTCCCGATACTGCCAGCACTTGGGATAATCACACCCATCATAGGAATAGCACATCTTGATTGGTACGTGATATCTATGGGGCTAGGCGTTGTGGCTGCAGGGATGGTGTTTTATTTTGCCTACAGCAAAGTGCTGCAGAGAAAGCTGTGA
- a CDS encoding malate dehydrogenase, with product MISIIGSGRVGSSIAFLCASLAIDDVVLINRTEKKALGEALDISNAVPATSSISVSGTSDYSKIAGSDVVVITASVGMHQQRRSEMLSEQVAMIRQIAASITKHAPDAKILMVTNPVDVLTYAIQKEGFAPKNVIGVASSLDSSRFRYLLARDLGTNQSSISGALVMGEHDDSMVPIFSNARCNGVPVDDLLGPEQKQRITADIRNYWKYLREYKGQSVFGISKNTFDIVKCMIKDEPLEVPASVLLDGQYGLYDVCIGVPLTIDKRGVQIHQIQITPEEKEMLHRSAAAVKSNIARI from the coding sequence GTGATCTCGATAATTGGCAGTGGCAGAGTCGGCTCATCCATTGCGTTTCTCTGCGCATCGCTTGCAATAGACGATGTGGTTCTAATCAATCGCACGGAGAAAAAGGCACTAGGTGAGGCACTGGACATCTCAAACGCCGTTCCTGCAACATCATCAATCTCGGTTTCCGGCACGTCAGACTATTCAAAGATTGCAGGATCCGACGTAGTGGTGATCACCGCAAGCGTCGGAATGCACCAGCAGCGGAGAAGTGAGATGCTTTCCGAGCAGGTTGCAATGATTAGGCAAATAGCCGCAAGTATTACAAAACATGCACCGGATGCCAAGATCCTAATGGTGACAAACCCGGTTGATGTCCTCACGTACGCGATCCAAAAGGAGGGATTTGCACCAAAAAACGTAATCGGTGTCGCGTCCAGCCTTGACTCAAGCCGCTTTAGATACCTTCTGGCAAGGGATCTTGGGACAAACCAGTCCAGCATATCGGGCGCGCTGGTGATGGGAGAGCATGATGACTCGATGGTGCCGATATTCTCCAACGCAAGATGCAACGGAGTGCCAGTGGATGATCTTTTAGGGCCTGAGCAGAAACAAAGGATTACTGCGGACATACGCAATTACTGGAAATACCTGCGGGAATACAAGGGGCAATCCGTGTTCGGCATATCAAAAAACACGTTTGATATAGTAAAATGCATGATAAAAGACGAGCCACTCGAGGTGCCCGCATCAGTGCTGCTTGACGGGCAGTACGGACTGTATGACGTGTGCATCGGAGTCCCACTCACAATAGACAAGCGCGGAGTGCAGATACACCAAATCCAGATCACTCCTGAAGAAAAAGAGATGCTCCATAGATCCGCAGCGGCGGTAAAAAGCAACATTGCCAGAATCTAG
- a CDS encoding restriction endonuclease, producing the protein MKEVIITKANGQKAVFEPYKVESTCVRAGATKEEARKILERIHPKLYPGITTREIYRLVLHFLSDGVNQAVKHRYRLKESIMRMGPAGFPFETFVGRVLEHYGYRVLSIGAKMQGHCVQHEVDLILESSQDDRKWLVECKYHNMPGRYTGLKESLYTHARFLDLSDMVDREMLACNTKVSDEVVTYAGCIKQRILSWRYPPQNGLERLVEDKNLYPATILGLSRREIEMFSRQRLMIAKDLLDVDINDFVRKTGISPKRILSLQKLVNQIIG; encoded by the coding sequence TTGAAAGAGGTAATCATAACAAAAGCAAACGGCCAGAAGGCAGTGTTTGAGCCTTACAAGGTCGAATCAACATGCGTCAGGGCGGGCGCAACCAAGGAGGAGGCAAGAAAAATTCTGGAGAGGATTCACCCCAAGCTGTATCCTGGAATCACCACCCGGGAGATCTACAGATTGGTGCTTCACTTTCTTTCCGATGGGGTAAATCAGGCGGTGAAACACCGGTACCGACTAAAAGAATCCATAATGCGCATGGGTCCTGCAGGATTTCCATTTGAGACATTTGTCGGCAGGGTTCTTGAACACTATGGGTACAGAGTGCTCTCAATTGGGGCCAAGATGCAGGGGCATTGCGTGCAACACGAAGTTGACCTGATCCTAGAGTCATCGCAGGATGACAGGAAGTGGCTTGTAGAGTGCAAGTACCACAACATGCCGGGACGATACACGGGGCTAAAGGAATCGCTTTACACGCATGCTCGGTTTTTGGATCTCTCGGACATGGTCGACAGGGAGATGCTTGCGTGCAACACAAAGGTATCAGACGAGGTGGTAACCTACGCAGGATGCATAAAGCAACGGATCCTGTCTTGGAGGTATCCACCGCAGAACGGCCTTGAACGACTGGTAGAGGACAAGAACCTGTATCCTGCGACCATACTCGGATTAAGTAGAAGGGAGATAGAGATGTTTTCAAGGCAGCGGCTCATGATTGCAAAGGACCTGCTGGATGTTGACATAAACGACTTTGTGAGAAAGACGGGCATCTCGCCAAAAAGGATACTTTCCTTGCAAAAGCTGGTAAATCAGATCATTGGCTAG
- a CDS encoding VIT1/CCC1 transporter family protein yields the protein MKWHFEDFIYGSFDGSVTTFAIVAGAVGASLSPAIILVLGFANLGADGFAMAVGNYQATKARIEYIQKEKRREEWEIENMAETERQEIRDIYAKKGFTSDLLDEIVKVITSRKKIWIDTMMKEELGLIEDGRRPFDTALSTILGFAMIGMIPLIPFVFLYVSGLSVSVSASFAYSIAFTLGAFFLIGMIKGRMVKKSLFRSGSATLLVGVLAAAVAYVVGYALSSLVNGA from the coding sequence ATGAAGTGGCACTTTGAGGATTTCATTTACGGCTCATTTGACGGCTCTGTAACCACTTTTGCGATTGTAGCGGGGGCGGTGGGCGCCTCACTCTCCCCAGCAATCATTCTGGTGTTGGGATTTGCCAATCTTGGGGCAGATGGATTTGCAATGGCAGTTGGAAACTACCAGGCAACCAAGGCACGAATCGAGTATATACAAAAGGAAAAGAGACGCGAGGAATGGGAGATAGAGAACATGGCAGAGACGGAAAGACAGGAGATACGCGATATATACGCAAAGAAGGGATTTACCAGCGATCTCTTGGACGAGATAGTCAAGGTGATCACCTCGAGAAAAAAAATCTGGATTGACACAATGATGAAAGAAGAACTGGGGCTGATTGAAGACGGCAGAAGGCCGTTTGATACGGCGCTGAGCACCATTCTGGGATTTGCCATGATTGGGATGATTCCGTTAATCCCGTTTGTCTTCCTTTACGTGTCAGGACTCTCAGTCTCCGTATCTGCAAGCTTTGCCTATTCCATAGCGTTCACGCTCGGGGCATTCTTCCTCATAGGTATGATCAAAGGCAGGATGGTCAAAAAGTCGCTATTCCGGTCAGGGTCTGCAACATTGCTAGTCGGAGTGTTAGCAGCTGCCGTGGCGTATGTGGTAGGATATGCACTGAGCAGCCTTGTAAATGGGGCCTAG
- a CDS encoding cyclic nucleotide-binding/CBS domain-containing protein, producing MAQAPQEILVRDIMTRSLITVDASATVNEAAKLMEKAKVGSVIVTENDIPIGIMTDRDFAIRIAAHAYPIHTKVKQVMSSPLIHINSSEGVWVAADLMYTRKIRRLPVLDEDVLRGIVTATDFVRLLTVCNSEDTRKMYYHALTRMFDDHVEDEVVRF from the coding sequence ATGGCACAGGCACCGCAGGAGATACTAGTAAGAGACATCATGACAAGATCGCTTATCACGGTGGATGCGTCTGCTACCGTCAACGAGGCGGCAAAACTGATGGAAAAGGCAAAGGTTGGATCCGTAATAGTGACAGAAAACGACATTCCAATAGGCATAATGACCGACAGGGATTTTGCCATAAGGATTGCAGCGCATGCGTATCCTATTCACACCAAGGTAAAGCAGGTGATGTCGTCCCCGTTAATCCACATCAACTCAAGCGAGGGTGTGTGGGTTGCAGCGGACCTGATGTACACAAGGAAGATTCGCAGGCTACCGGTTCTTGATGAAGACGTGCTGCGCGGCATTGTTACTGCAACTGATTTTGTAAGGCTGCTCACAGTTTGTAACAGTGAGGACACACGCAAGATGTACTATCACGCCCTGACTCGCATGTTTGACGACCACGTAGAAGACGAAGTGGTAAGATTCTAG
- a CDS encoding universal stress protein, with protein sequence MATKVTVANSKIRHIVVALDDSKHSQKALDHAIYLARQSQAKLSGIYVIPLFSVNYTKPASKFAKWFVDSGRKVLADAKTKSAQNGILFYENIANGNEGFTVISFAKKKKADLIVIGSRGRSNVKEFFLGSVSHYVAHKSSIPVLIVK encoded by the coding sequence ATGGCAACCAAAGTTACCGTGGCAAACTCTAAGATAAGACACATAGTAGTGGCGCTGGATGACTCCAAGCACTCACAGAAGGCTCTGGATCATGCAATATATCTTGCAAGACAGAGTCAGGCAAAGCTTTCCGGAATTTACGTAATACCGCTGTTTTCTGTAAATTACACCAAACCTGCGTCAAAGTTTGCAAAATGGTTTGTCGACTCTGGAAGAAAGGTCCTAGCAGACGCAAAAACAAAGTCTGCGCAGAACGGGATACTGTTTTACGAGAACATTGCAAACGGAAATGAGGGCTTTACTGTCATATCTTTTGCAAAGAAGAAAAAAGCGGACCTGATAGTCATCGGCTCCAGAGGCAGAAGCAACGTAAAAGAGTTCTTTTTGGGCAGCGTCTCACATTACGTGGCACACAAATCGTCAATACCGGTTTTAATTGTCAAGTAA
- a CDS encoding phosphoribosyltransferase, whose translation MIHDRVHAGKLLAEKLAPLIKGKDCLVLAIPRGGVIVGDEIARRLGLSLDVIISKKITPPDYPEYAVGAITYDGVMYFGHEWEKYSHDLKFEEEISRKKSEVARQIESYRGNTNYDFGSKVVVLVDDGIATGSTVCAILKWLSQKKVTEIILATPIIPFVTCEVLKRFGIHIVALEIPIDFSSVGQFYRKFDQVPDQIVTGIISKYRTT comes from the coding sequence ATGATCCACGACCGAGTACACGCAGGCAAGCTTTTGGCAGAAAAATTAGCGCCGCTGATCAAGGGAAAAGACTGCCTTGTACTTGCAATCCCTAGAGGCGGCGTGATCGTAGGAGACGAGATAGCGCGAAGGCTGGGGCTGTCGCTTGACGTAATAATCTCAAAGAAAATCACTCCACCTGACTATCCCGAATACGCGGTGGGGGCCATCACGTATGACGGCGTGATGTATTTTGGTCACGAGTGGGAAAAATACTCCCACGACTTGAAATTTGAGGAGGAGATAAGCAGAAAAAAATCTGAGGTGGCAAGGCAGATCGAATCTTACCGGGGCAACACCAATTATGATTTTGGCAGCAAGGTGGTCGTTTTAGTGGATGACGGAATAGCAACCGGCTCAACAGTGTGCGCGATTTTAAAATGGCTCTCGCAAAAAAAGGTCACAGAGATAATCTTGGCAACACCCATCATTCCGTTTGTGACGTGCGAGGTGCTCAAGCGATTTGGAATACATATTGTTGCACTTGAAATTCCAATCGACTTTTCCTCAGTGGGGCAGTTTTACAGAAAGTTTGATCAGGTGCCTGATCAGATAGTGACAGGCATTATCTCAAAATACCGAACTACCTGA
- a CDS encoding universal stress protein, which yields MYQKILVPYDGSRFSKKALSEAVKIAKAAGSSVYLCMVVNVGSVVPPGSLLGFVKSASAGDLHRRLLKSAKAEAESMLAAQMKYCKANNVRSYYKIIIDGNTAEEILKVAKKSSINLIVIGSQGLHGIGKVKTLGSVSRRVSEAASCPVLIVR from the coding sequence ATGTACCAAAAAATCCTAGTGCCATATGATGGCTCCCGATTTTCAAAAAAGGCATTAAGCGAGGCAGTCAAGATAGCAAAGGCTGCCGGCAGTAGTGTCTATTTGTGTATGGTAGTAAATGTCGGAAGCGTCGTGCCTCCAGGCTCACTTCTTGGCTTTGTGAAAAGCGCAAGTGCCGGGGATCTCCACAGAAGGTTGCTCAAGTCCGCAAAAGCCGAGGCAGAGAGTATGCTTGCCGCCCAGATGAAATACTGCAAGGCAAACAACGTGCGCTCATACTACAAGATAATAATTGACGGAAACACAGCCGAGGAGATACTAAAGGTGGCAAAAAAAAGTTCCATCAACCTAATAGTAATTGGCAGTCAGGGACTGCATGGCATAGGCAAGGTAAAGACGCTGGGAAGCGTCAGTAGAAGGGTATCAGAGGCTGCAAGCTGCCCGGTGCTCATAGTCAGGTAG
- a CDS encoding universal stress protein, which produces MIQTQIKKILVPMDGSKTSFDALDEAITVARACQATVLGVHVISFLPAEFMPSVVPYKIYQKKEAGKFLEKAKVRAARSGILFKYAIVYGNPVDQVISIAKSKKFDLIVIGARGKGRVSEIFLGSVSNAILHKSSVPVLIVK; this is translated from the coding sequence GTGATACAAACTCAAATTAAAAAAATCCTAGTTCCAATGGACGGATCCAAGACCTCTTTTGATGCTCTAGACGAGGCAATAACCGTAGCGCGCGCATGCCAGGCAACTGTACTCGGCGTACATGTGATATCATTTCTTCCAGCCGAGTTCATGCCGTCAGTGGTCCCATACAAGATATACCAGAAAAAAGAGGCCGGCAAGTTCCTAGAAAAGGCAAAGGTTAGAGCCGCAAGGAGTGGAATTCTGTTCAAATATGCAATAGTGTATGGAAACCCAGTAGACCAGGTGATCAGCATTGCAAAATCTAAAAAGTTTGATCTCATAGTTATTGGTGCACGTGGAAAAGGCAGAGTGAGTGAGATCTTCCTTGGTAGTGTTTCAAACGCAATACTTCACAAGTCGTCAGTTCCAGTGCTGATAGTAAAGTGA
- a CDS encoding universal stress protein, with translation MDYSFSSILVCYDGSKYSDKALRQACDLAKRYGASLTVIHIIEKTKKSDVLAGSEYTKILRRYAKSSMEKAQKIAKDNDVEPTMVTKEGNVAKEIVQFAKSSKTDLVVVGSKGLGAVLQFLLGSVSSNIANHSMCSVLIVK, from the coding sequence ATGGATTACAGCTTTTCGAGTATTCTTGTCTGCTATGATGGCTCCAAATATTCCGACAAGGCACTGCGACAGGCATGCGATCTTGCAAAAAGGTATGGTGCATCATTGACGGTGATCCACATTATAGAAAAGACGAAAAAGTCCGACGTACTGGCCGGAAGCGAATACACCAAAATTCTGCGCAGGTACGCAAAATCGTCTATGGAAAAGGCACAAAAAATAGCAAAAGACAATGACGTTGAGCCAACGATGGTGACAAAGGAGGGAAACGTTGCAAAAGAAATAGTGCAGTTTGCAAAATCAAGCAAGACGGATCTGGTGGTGGTCGGCAGCAAGGGGCTTGGGGCTGTACTGCAATTCCTGCTAGGCTCTGTATCATCAAACATTGCGAATCATTCAATGTGCTCCGTCCTGATAGTAAAGTGA
- a CDS encoding pyridoxamine 5'-phosphate oxidase family protein: MVLIPDKIIHLIRKENVLIVGSSDVKGICNVSPRTTFLLDSDGSIYWLELFKHKTYRNIQKNPWCSIAVFDKKKIVGYQIKGKVTLVKDRKLRSEITVKIIDRLTRQHRQRILGENKRLGLAKFTPKIVYSLNPNELADSPLGIEATNESLNAADMKW; the protein is encoded by the coding sequence GTGGTGCTCATACCAGACAAGATAATACATCTAATCAGAAAGGAAAACGTGCTGATCGTAGGTTCTTCTGATGTAAAGGGAATCTGCAACGTCTCACCAAGAACCACATTCCTTTTGGATTCCGACGGATCGATCTACTGGCTTGAGCTCTTTAAACACAAAACGTATCGCAACATTCAGAAAAATCCGTGGTGTAGCATCGCAGTATTTGATAAAAAAAAGATTGTGGGATACCAGATAAAGGGAAAAGTGACGTTGGTCAAAGACCGCAAATTACGATCCGAGATCACCGTTAAAATCATCGACCGACTCACACGGCAGCACCGACAACGCATACTTGGAGAAAATAAAAGACTCGGCTTGGCCAAGTTTACTCCAAAGATAGTATACTCGTTGAACCCAAACGAGCTTGCCGACTCGCCACTTGGCATTGAGGCGACAAACGAGTCATTAAATGCCGCAGACATGAAATGGTAA
- a CDS encoding cyclic nucleotide-binding/CBS domain-containing protein → MAPPLVHEIMKKNVIAIDASMTALDAAKMMDDASIGAIVVIDGGIAVGIITERDLVRRIVAKGKPLSTNVKEVMSSPLVVINPDDSVWELAQLMKQRKIHRVPAVKEGRLVGMVTTSDVVRLCSIGSDSELTRITEQILLRMKP, encoded by the coding sequence ATGGCGCCTCCATTAGTCCATGAAATCATGAAAAAAAACGTAATTGCAATCGATGCATCTATGACCGCACTTGATGCAGCAAAAATGATGGATGATGCGTCGATTGGTGCAATCGTGGTCATAGATGGAGGGATCGCAGTCGGAATAATTACCGAACGTGATCTGGTGCGCCGTATAGTGGCAAAAGGAAAACCACTTTCGACAAACGTCAAAGAAGTGATGTCGTCCCCGCTTGTTGTCATAAACCCGGACGACTCTGTGTGGGAGCTTGCCCAACTTATGAAACAGCGCAAGATTCACCGAGTTCCTGCAGTCAAGGAGGGTCGCCTAGTTGGAATGGTTACCACTTCCGACGTTGTAAGACTGTGCAGCATTGGATCTGATTCTGAGTTGACTAGGATCACAGAACAGATACTTCTTAGAATGAAGCCGTAG
- a CDS encoding phosphoribosyltransferase encodes MSSGTYRYTTWDDIESCVTALARKIADKNFKFQSISTVSRGGLVPARLVADRLNIKQILVDPDTIPGDSLFVDDIYDTGETFRKMMQRADDSDDIVYATLIARKKRNYPKQLIYGQLTDGDEYVVYPWDRFEHGMPNAHKTTASF; translated from the coding sequence ATGAGCAGTGGAACGTACCGCTACACGACATGGGACGATATAGAGTCATGCGTCACTGCCCTTGCAAGAAAAATTGCAGACAAGAACTTCAAATTCCAGAGTATTTCCACGGTAAGCAGAGGAGGACTGGTTCCAGCCAGGCTTGTTGCAGACAGGCTTAACATAAAGCAGATTTTGGTGGACCCAGACACGATACCTGGCGACTCACTTTTTGTAGACGACATTTACGATACAGGTGAAACCTTTAGAAAAATGATGCAGCGTGCAGACGACTCCGATGACATAGTCTACGCCACATTGATTGCAAGAAAGAAACGGAACTATCCAAAACAGCTAATTTACGGTCAGCTGACAGATGGTGACGAATACGTCGTTTATCCGTGGGATAGATTCGAGCACGGCATGCCGAACGCACACAAGACTACGGCTTCATTCTAA
- a CDS encoding universal stress protein yields MLTIKKILVPLDGSDNSLRALDAAISLAKQADSKIVGFYAINILPMVEAQMFAPTFQMDEKKYAIRVLERARSACERQKVEFSKVIEIGSPGYVIEKFIKNKKNKIDLVVMGSRGMGAVKEIFLGSVSNYVLHKSPVPVLIVK; encoded by the coding sequence GTGCTTACCATCAAAAAAATCCTGGTTCCTCTTGACGGCTCCGACAACTCGCTTAGGGCACTTGATGCGGCAATCTCGCTGGCAAAACAAGCGGACTCGAAGATAGTGGGTTTTTACGCAATAAACATACTACCTATGGTGGAGGCCCAGATGTTTGCGCCCACATTCCAAATGGATGAAAAAAAATATGCCATTCGGGTGCTGGAACGGGCAAGATCTGCGTGCGAGCGCCAGAAGGTCGAGTTTTCAAAGGTGATCGAGATTGGCTCCCCTGGATACGTCATTGAGAAATTCATAAAAAACAAGAAAAACAAAATCGATCTGGTCGTGATGGGATCCCGTGGAATGGGGGCCGTAAAGGAGATCTTTCTGGGCAGCGTCTCAAATTACGTCCTACACAAGTCGCCTGTGCCGGTACTGATAGTAAAGTAG